From Medicago truncatula cultivar Jemalong A17 chromosome 7, MtrunA17r5.0-ANR, whole genome shotgun sequence, a single genomic window includes:
- the LOC11434783 gene encoding heavy metal-associated isoprenylated plant protein 36, which produces MAAAKPAADQQVPPGLETLKYQTWVLKVLIHCDGCTKRVKKILQGIEGVYRTEIDSRQHKVTVTGNVDAETLIKKLSRSGKSVELWPEKPPEKKDKKSSKSKGETENIINKEIKEDQKNSTEHIGESSHEGCIDDAGDDGEEDSDHKEGNNGDKNNNKSEGGAKKKKKKKKKNKSGSASLTPNNGGGKEIISTETIDSPQVLEKVNAIPKEIIMPPVLPQQHAYNPYPPHMYYPHPPPAVAPPYGLSYNTSYPVSSTSSYYVGAPVMPMHANYSRLPPPPPPSHPINNYGHHNDHEEYEGGYCSIM; this is translated from the exons ATGGCTGCAGCCAAACCAGCTGCTGATCAACAAGTTCCTCCCGGATTAGAAACACTCAAGTATCAG ACATGGGTTTTAAAAGTCTTGATCCACTGCGATGGCTGCACAAAAAGAGTCAAGAAAATTCTTCAGGGAATTGAAG GAGTTTACAGAACGGAAATCGATTCTCGGCAGCACAAGGTTACGGTTACTGGCAACGTTGACGCTGAGACTCTCATCAAGAAGCTTTCAAGATCTGGGAAATCAGTAGAACTTTGGCCAGAAAAGCCTCCTGagaagaaagataaaaaatcttcaaaatcaaAGGGTGAAactgaaaatattattaataaggAGATCAAGGAAGATCAGAAGAATAGTACTGAACATATTGGTGAAAGTAGTCATGAAGGTTGCATAGATGATGCAGGTGATGATGGTGAAGAAGATTCAGATCACAAAGAAGGTAATAAtggtgataaaaataataacaaaagtgAGGGTGGTgctaaaaagaagaagaaaaagaaaaagaagaacaaaagtGGTTCTGCTTCATTAACTCCAAATAATGGAGGAGGAAAAGAAATAATTAGTACAGAAACAATTGATTCACCACAAGTACTTGAAAAAGTGAATGCCATTCCTAAGGAAATTATTATGCCTCCAGTACTTCCTCAGCAGCATGCTTATAACCCATATCCACCACATATGTACTATCCACACCCTCCTCCAGCAGTAGCACCACCCTATGGGTTAAGCTATAACACATCATATCCTGTTTCTAGCACTTCTTCTTATTATGTTGGTGCCCCTGTCATGCCCATGCATGCTAATTACTCTAGACTCCCTCCACCTCCTCCACCCTCTCATCCAATCAACAACTATGGTCATCATAATGATCATGAAGAATATGAAGGTGGATATTGCTCCATTATGTGA
- the LOC11435275 gene encoding bifunctional protein FolD 2 produces MATVIDGKAVAQTIRSEITDEVRLLSEKYGKVPGLAVVIVGNRQDSESYVRTKRKACADLGIKNFDIDLPEQISEAEVIKHVHQLNADPNVHGILVQLPLPKHINEEKVLTEISLEKDVDGFHPLNIGKLAMKGRDPLFVPCTPKACLELLSRSGVSIKGKRAVVVGRSNIVGLPVSLLLLKADATVTIAHSHTSQPEDIIREADIVIAAAGQAKMIKGSWIKPGAAVIDVGTNSVDDPTRKAGYRLVGDVDFEEASKVAGWITPVPGGVGPMTVTMLLKNTLESAKRSIEQN; encoded by the exons ATGGCCACCGTAATCGACGGCAAAGCCGTGGCACAAACAATCCGATCTGAAATCACCGACGAGGTCCGTCTCCTCTCTGAGAAATACGGCAAG GTTCCAGGACTTGCAGTGGTGATAGTAGGGAACAGACAAGATTCAGAAAGCTATGTGAGAACAAAGAGAAAAGCTTGCGCTGATTTGGGAATAAAAAACTTCGACATTGACCTTCCTGAACAAATTTCCGAAGCTGAAGTTATCAAGCATGTTCATCAATTGAACGCTGACCCCAATGTACACG GTATATTGGTTCAACTTCCATTGCCTAAGCATATAAATGAAGAGAAAGTTTTGACTGAAATCAGCCTCGAGAAGGATGTAGATGGTTTTCATCCTTTGAACATCGGCAAGCTTGCCATGAAAGGCAGAGACCCTCTCTTTGTTCCCTGCACTCCCAAA GCATGTCTTGAACTATTGTCACGAAGTGGTGTAAGTATAAAGGGGAAAAGGGCAGTTGTGGTTGGTAGAAGCAACATAGTCGGGTTACCAGTTTCATTACTGCTTTTGAAAGCAGATGCTACAGTTACCATTGCTCATTCACACACAAGTCAACCAGAAGATATCATACGTGAAGCAGATATTGTTATTGCAGCAGCAGGACAGGCAAAGATG ATCAAGGGAAGTTGGATAAAACCTGGAGCTGCAGTAATAGATGTTGGCACAAATTCTGTTGATGACCCAACTAGGAAGGCAGGTTATAGACTTGTTGGAGATGTAGATTTTGAGGAAGCATCTAAAGTTGCTGGTTGGATTACTCCTGTTCCTGGAGGTGTAGGTCCAATGACAGTCACAATGTTGCTGAAGAATACTTTGGAGAGTGCTAAGCGCAGCATTGAGCAGAATTGA
- the LOC11435276 gene encoding protein LOW PSII ACCUMULATION 1, chloroplastic, whose translation MVAMAMVAAQQFLCFSKSNCRITTTRPCIPLHHFSSTLLRSRNNKIQFPLISYSSSSSQTPETETETAESCVNLGLELFSKGKVKDALAQFETALSLNPNPVEAQAAFYNKACCHAYRGEGKKAANCLRTALREYNLKFGTILNDPDLASFRALPEFKELQEEARLGGEDVGSSFRRDLKLISEVQAPFRGIRRFFYVAFTAAAGISLFFNVPRILRAIQGGDGAPDVLETAGNAAVNIGGIVVFVALFLWDNKKEEEQIAQISRNETLSRLPLRLSTNRVVELVQLRDTVRPVIIAGKKETVTLALRKAERFRTDLLRRGVLLVPVIWGEGRETKIEKKGFGLQPKAAEALPSIGEDFEKRTQSVTAQSKLKAEVRFKAEAVSPAEWEWWIRDQQKSEGVPVGEDVYIILRLDGRVRRSGRGIPDWDQIAKELPPMEAILSKLER comes from the exons ATGGTGGCAATGGCCATGGTTGCAGCGCAACAATTCCTATGCTTCTCAAAATCAAATTGTAGAATCACAACAACAAGACCATGCATTCCTCTTCATCATTTCAGCTCAACACTTCTACGCTCACGCAATAACAAGATTCAGTTTCCACTCATTTCAtactcttcttcttcatcacagACACCAGAAACTGAAACTGAAACTGCTGAATCTTGTGTCAATTTGGGTCTTGAGCTATTTTCCAAAGGAAAG GTTAAAGATGCTTTGGCCCAGTTTGAAACAGCACTTTCTTTGAATCCTAATCCTGTTGAGGCCCAAGCTGCATTCTATAACAAAGCTTGCTGTCATGCATACAG AGGAGAAGGAAAGAAAGCTGCCAATTGTCTCCGCACTGCTTTGAGGGAATACAATCTAAAATTTGGTACAATTCTCAATGATCCAGACTTGGCCTCCTTCAGAGCTTTGCCTGAATTCAAAGAACTGCAAGAAGAG GCGAGGCTGGGTGGGGAAGATGTTGGCTCCAGTTTTCGAAGAGATCTGAAACTTATCAGTGAAGTTCAAGCACCATTTCGTGGGATTAGAAGATTCTTTTACGTAGCATTTACAGCAGCTGCAGGAATATCGTTATTTTTTAATGTACCGAGGATATTGCGTGCAATTCAAGGGGGTGACGGTGCTCCAGATGTCTTGGAAACTGCTGGCAATGCTGCCGTTAACATTGGAG GTATTGTTGTTTTTGTGGCATTATTCCTTTGGGACAATAAAAAAGAGGAGGAGCAGATTGCGCAAATATCCCGAAATGAGACGCTATCAAGATTGCCTTTGCGCCTGTCAACCAATCGCGTAGTTGAACTCGTGCAGCTAAGGGACACAGTTAGGCCG GTTATAATAGCTGGGAAAAAAGAAACAGTGACTTTAGCTTTGCGCAAGGCAGAGAGATTTCGCACTGATCTCCTTAGACGTGGTGTTTTGTTAGTTCCGGTCATCTGGGGAGAAGGTAGAGAAaccaaaattgaaaagaaaggtTTTGGCCTTCAACCAAAGGCTGCTGAGGCTCTTCCATCTATCGGG gaagattttgagaagcgAACACAGTCCGTAACTGCACAATCAAAATTGAAAGCTGAAGTTAGGTTCAAGGCTGAGGCTGTCTCGCCAGCAGAATGGGAATG GTGGATAAGAGATCAACAGAAGTCTGAAGGAGTTCCAGTTGGTGAAGACGTGTACATAATACTGCGCCTAGATGGGCGAGTTCGAAGATCAGGGAGA GGTATACCTGACTGGGACCAAATCGCAAAGGAGCTTCCACCAATGGAAGCAATTTTAAGCAAGCTGGAAAGATGA
- the LOC25499588 gene encoding heat shock factor-binding protein encodes MDAHDSEDPKQSTADMTVFVQNLLQQMQTRFQTMSDSIISKIDEMGSRINELEQSINDLRAEIGVESSPSPVAPVKPKEEELKKEGSA; translated from the exons atg GATGCACATGACTCAGAAGACCCAAAGCAAAGCACTGCTGATATGACTGTTTTT GTGCAAAATCTTCTTCAGCAGATG CAAACTAGGTTCCAGACAATGTCTGACTCCATCATTTCAAAGA TTGACGAAATGGGAAGCCGTATAAATGAGTTGGAGCAAAGCATCAATGATCTAAGAGCAGAGATAGGAGTGGAGAGCTCTCCATCACCTGTGGCCCCTGTTAAGCCAAAGGAAGAAGAGTTGAAGAAAGAAGGTTCCGCATAA